The nucleotide window ATTCGCGCTGGCCGACGCCGCGCACATCGTCGTCGATAAAGAGTCCCTCTGTCGTGATCCTTAGCACCAGCCCGTCGCTGACCATGCCTTGGCCTGAAACGAGCTGCGCCACAGGGCTCCGCACAAAGTTGTTGTTGAACTCGAATACACCCTTGATAACGATCTTATCAGGGTCTTTGGTCTCATAGGCTCCGCGAttcgatggtggtggggttgtGCGTGCTGTTGTCTGTGATGGCGCGTATGAGGAGTCCGAGTACACTGATGACCCCGAGGTGGCACCGCCGTACGGCCGGCGAGGACGATCAGTCGGCCGAAAGTTGGAGTATGAGCTGTCAGTGTCGGTGCGGGGATAAGCAGGTTTCTTGGGTGATGGTGTGCGGGGAGTGGATGTGCTAGATGCCTTTTGGCTGGCAGCCTCTTTGGCCGCTGCCTCCTGCGCATCTTTGGCTTTCTTCTCAGCATACTTCTTCGCGGCAGCCTCTTTGAGTGCCGCGAACTTGGCATCCGCTTCCTTCTTAGCTGCAGCTTtacgctcttcctcctctttctctgccttggccttggcctcaGCAGCCTCGCGCTCTGCTTTAGCCTTGGCCTCCGCGGCCTCGCGCTCTGCACGGGCCTTGGCTTCGGCGGCGCGTCGCGCCTCTCGTTCTCGGGCTTCCTTTGCCCGACGTGCTTCTCGCTCGCGGGCCTCTCGAGCCTCTTTCTCCGCTTTAGCCTTGGCCTCCGCGGCCTCACGCTCCGCCTTGGCACGCGCTTCCGCTGCTTCTCGTTCCGCCTTGGCTCGAGCTTCTGCGGCCTCTCGCTCCGCTTTGGCTTTGGCCTCAGCTGCTTCGCGCTCCGCCCGTTCTCGGGCCTCGCGGGCGGCCGCCTCCTTGGCGGCagccatctccttctcgagCTGCTCCCTGCGCTCACGCAGCTCTCGCTCCATGGCCTCGCGCTCgcgcttctgctgcttctcgcGCTGCTCGGCCTCCCGCTTCCGCTTAaactcctccatcttgcggcgcagctcctccttgCGCCGGGTTTCTTCACGGGCCTTCTCCCAATCAGCTCCACTTTGAGGTTTGCTTTCAGAGCCGGTGGCAGACGAACCTGTCTTATTTGATCCGCCTGCCTGCGGTGGCGGTTGCGGGGATGGTCCACTTCCGGGCCCACCGGTATTCTGGTATTGATGGTTCCCACCATACTGGCCTGTACCCGGAGGCGGACCCGAATTGAAGTTGCCCCCATATTGCTGCTGTCCTTGCCCCTGTCCACCAGGATGACCATTCGGGCCCTGATTTTGGGCCCCATGCTGCTGTCCCCGCGCATACTCACCTCCGGCGCCATTGCCGGAGGGTCCACCCGCGCCTGGACCCCCGCCGGTATTAAATCCAAAATTGGGCCGTCGTCGGCCTCCCCCAGAATCGGATTGTGAGGAGCCCACGGCCCACCCGGCGACCCCAACTCCGATAGCCAGCACGGCGATGGCGAGGCCATTGCCGCTGGCGACAGTGGCAGCGCACCATGCTTTCAGAAGGGGTGATATGAGGGACCAAAGCAGGACGGCAAAGAGTGTGCAGGCGGATCCTGCGATGAAGCTGTTACGTTGTggctggagggagggaaggtagAGGAATCCGGAGCCGGCGGAGTGAGGGGGGATGATAAAGAT belongs to Aspergillus luchuensis IFO 4308 DNA, chromosome 3, nearly complete sequence and includes:
- a CDS encoding uncharacterized protein (COG:S;~EggNog:ENOG410PVRC;~TransMembrane:2 (o61-82i94-113o)), whose translation is MDDGPPPPPPPHGEKPQTTQGEYRKTSDLPPGNYDIFIIPPHSAGSGFLYLPSLQPQRNSFIAGSACTLFAVLLWSLISPLLKAWCAATVASGNGLAIAVLAIGVGVAGWAVGSSQSDSGGGRRRPNFGFNTGGGPGAGGPSGNGAGGEYARGQQHGAQNQGPNGHPGGQGQGQQQYGGNFNSGPPPGTGQYGGNHQYQNTGGPGSGPSPQPPPQAGGSNKTGSSATGSESKPQSGADWEKAREETRRKEELRRKMEEFKRKREAEQREKQQKREREAMERELRERREQLEKEMAAAKEAAAREARERAEREAAEAKAKAEREAAEARAKAEREAAEARAKAEREAAEAKAKAEKEAREAREREARRAKEAREREARRAAEAKARAEREAAEAKAKAEREAAEAKAKAEKEEEERKAAAKKEADAKFAALKEAAAKKYAEKKAKDAQEAAAKEAASQKASSTSTPRTPSPKKPAYPRTDTDSSYSNFRPTDRPRRPYGGATSGSSVYSDSSYAPSQTTARTTPPPSNRGAYETKDPDKIVIKGVFEFNNNFVRSPVAQLVSGQGMVSDGLVLRITTEGLFIDDDVRGVGQREWDVKAWTMNLVEVWCPKFGVQRQPPKPPPGPFNRRGNEPTPEESEAFLGNLLKMCKNTCRLSTGGGEDQRSLHVLRASVRDHEGKRYVFVLQETEGWKVAIGLQRLRRGTLSRALGVMGLGVNESRMILSGLGYE